A window of Streptomyces sp. NBC_01224 genomic DNA:
TTCAGGGGTTCGCCGGTCAGGTGGGCGCCCACCACCGCGATCCGGGTGGGTGGGGTCAGCAGCGTGGCGATTCGGGCCAGGCGTTCATCGGTGTGCGCCGGGCCGATCAGCATCACGCCGAACGGCAGGCCGTCCACGTCGCCCGCAGGGGCTGCCACCGCGCACAGGTCGAACAGGTTGGTGGAGTCGGTGAACCGGCCGAGGCGGGCATTGGCGCCCAGCGGGTCGGCGGCGACCTCGGAGAGCGTGGGGTGGCCCGGCGCGGTGGGCAGCAGGAGGGCGTCCGCGTCGCCGAGCGCGGCTGTCGCGGCGGTGCGGAGGGTGGCCAGCCTCGCCTGGTCGGCGAAGAGTTGGTGCGCCGGGATGTCACGGGCCGCGGTGATGATCCGGGCGACCGTGGGGTCGAGGTCGGGCGCGGTGGGTGCGCCGTCGATGAATGCTCCCACCGCGGTGTAGCGTTCGGCGACGAACGCACCCTCGTACAGCATCGCGGTGGCCTCGGTGAACGGGGTCAGGTCGATGGCCTGGAGCACCGCGCCCGCCGCGCGGAGGCGGGCGGCCGTCGACTCGTAGGCCGCCGCCCAGCCGGGATCGAGATCGCCGAGTTGTCCGGTGGGCGGGACCGCGATCCGCCAGGGGCCCGGAACACGGGAGTGGTCGGGCTGCGGGGTGGGCGTGGCCATCAGGGCCATCGCCTGTTCGGCCTCGGGGAGCGTACGGGCGAAGACGGTGACGCAGTCCAGGCTGGCGCAGGCGGGGACCACACCGTCCGTCGGGACGAGGCCGCGGGTCGGCTTCAGGCCGACGATGCCGTTGAACGCGGCGGGGATCCGGCCGGAGCCCGCGGTGTCCGTGCCCAGCGCGAGATCCGCGATGCCCAGGGCGACGGCGACCGCCGAACCGGAGCTGGAGCCGCCGCTGACCCGGTCCGGATCGAGCGCGTTGCGGACAGCGCC
This region includes:
- the atzF gene encoding allophanate hydrolase produces the protein MGDTVTAGQPMPALKAMKMESRVHAPAAGIVTEVLTRPGAQVEPGTALPVLAPPHKNRGTHMPTPTRSLVVTRVRAAYARIEAVDRPDLWIGLRPRPDVEAEARSLEARLAAGEHLPLAGRLLAVKGNIDVAGLPTTAGCPSYAYEPSSDAPVVARLRGAGALVIGTTNLDQFATGLVGTRSPYGAVRNALDPDRVSGGSSSGSAVAVALGIADLALGTDTAGSGRIPAAFNGIVGLKPTRGLVPTDGVVPACASLDCVTVFARTLPEAEQAMALMATPTPQPDHSRVPGPWRIAVPPTGQLGDLDPGWAAAYESTAARLRAAGAVLQAIDLTPFTEATAMLYEGAFVAERYTAVGAFIDGAPTAPDLDPTVARIITAARDIPAHQLFADQARLATLRTAATAALGDADALLLPTAPGHPTLSEVAADPLGANARLGRFTDSTNLFDLCAVAAPAGDVDGLPFGVMLIGPAHTDERLARIATLLTPPTRIAVVGAHLTGEPLNPQLLSLGARLIRTTTTAPVYRLHALRTYPPEPGLERIGEGGAAIEAELWELPAEGLGRLVAALPAPVTLGRVELADGATVTGFLCEPYALEGAADITSHGGWRAYLGR